The Mesotoga sp. Brook.08.105.5.1 DNA segment CCATTGTCCTTATCTGAACGGGAGAAGTATGCGTTCTGAGGAGTCTGCCGTCTTCAAGATAGAAAGTATCCTGCATGTCTCTTGCGGGGTGCCACTCAGGAGTGTTCAAAGCCTCGAAGTTGTAGTAGGTTGTCTCAATCTCCGGACCCGTCGTTACCTCGAAACCCATGCTTACCCAGATACTCTGGACCTCTTCCATTGTCTGGCTGATCAAGTGTAGAGAACCTATATCCCTCTTCTTGCCCGGAATTGTGTAATCGAGCCTCTCGGATTTCTCTCGTTCTATCCTGGCCGTTTCTTCAAGTTCGTTTCTGCGAGTACTCAGAGCCTCTTCAATCGCATTCTTATACTCGTTGACCGTCTTTCCAAACTCTCTTCTCTTCTCAGGAGGAATCTCTTTCAACTTCTTCATAAGCGAGGTTATCAAACCCTGCTTCCCGACGAGCCTGGATTTCTCTTCCTGAAGTGAGTTTAAATCAGATATTTTCATCACTCTAGTGAGGACTTCTTCCAGATTAATGTCTAGTCCTTTCATTATTGCACCCCCAAGAAGCGTTTGAAGTTATCGTTATCTTGTCTTGCAGTCTGAACAAGAGCCCTTGTAGATGACCTCGAGCGACTTCACCTCGAAATCGTTCAGTTCAGGAGGAAGTCTTCTCATGCAAGCTTCAAAGTATTTGATTGGGATGTCGAAGACTCTACCGCAGGTATTGCATATGAAGTGACTATGAGGCTTGAGATTAGGATCGTATCGCCTGGAAGTCTTAGTTACAGCAATAGCCCTAATAATTCCTTCCTTTTCAAGAACTTCCATTACGTTATAGACTGTAGCCATTGAGATATTTGGATAAAGTTCTAAAGCAGATCTAAAAACTTCCTCAGCTCCCGGATGACCTTCATGATCTCTGAGAATCCGGATTATCGCAACTCTCTGAGGAGTAATCCTGTAGCCCCTGCTCTTGAGAAGAGCTATCGTCTCCTTGATGTCCATAATTCCATAGCCTCCAAAAAAGGTTTGATTGATTATACAACAAAATTCATTCAATTTAGAAAAAGATTTATGAAAACCTCAATAAGACTTGCTTCTAGAAGGCAGCTTCAATCAATAGAGGTCTTCAAGAAGAGCCTTCAGGGTTTTAGTATCCGCCATCCCAAGAAGACTAACCGCTGAAGAGGCCGAAAGTTTCTCAATTGCATAGCTGAATCCGTTTGCTTCCGCCATCTGAGCAGAGAACTTCTGAAGGTAATCAGGCTCAGAATTGAAAGAGAAGTACAGGACCATTCGTCCGAATTCCGGAGAGTACATGAGAAGTGTGTACAGATAGGTCTTACCATCAGTTGCGAAATCCATTGAAGACCATGCGAAATGCCTTTCGAGCATAGCTTCAGAAAAATAGACCGGCGGACGAACAATAATCATGCCGTCGGTAGCATTTGAAAGCTTGGTCAGAGCTTCATGAGACATCTCTGAGTAGTTTCTATAACTTGCACTAATCGAATGAAATGGATAAGACTTGACGAGCTTAAGAAGTCTATAGTTATCGTCATAAGTAACATCAAATGAGAGATCACCCGAGGAAATCGTAATCTTTCTGCCGCTTGGCAAATCAAGAAAGAGATTGATCGTATAAGATTTGCTATTCACTAGATCCACGAAATTGTCTTCGAAATCCTTTATCTTTGTTATCGGCTCAAAGGCAACGCTTCGCGTTCGGAAAATGGCATAATGGCCCGAGCTATTCCTAACCCAACCAAACTCACCCTTCGTTGTCGAGTAAGAAGTGACCAGCTTGTACGGACCAGATTTTATTACTCGCTCGTTCTTCGCAGTAGTAACTATTCCGCTCTCTTGTACGTATCTGTCTACTTCATACGAAGAGTTCTTGAGTGCATTAACAAGCGTCGTTAACTCTTCAACAGCATCCTTTCCAACCGCCAGCCCGACAGTAAGCAATAGGACAACGAGTACGGACAGCTTTTTCACGGCGATTTCACTCCTTTTGTGTCTTAGAGCGCGTATAGATCAATAAGTTGTGTTGATTCCGGAGATCTCAAAGTCATTGTTCACAGACGATTCATTCAGGAAGCC contains these protein-coding regions:
- the pheS gene encoding phenylalanine--tRNA ligase subunit alpha produces the protein MKGLDINLEEVLTRVMKISDLNSLQEEKSRLVGKQGLITSLMKKLKEIPPEKRREFGKTVNEYKNAIEEALSTRRNELEETARIEREKSERLDYTIPGKKRDIGSLHLISQTMEEVQSIWVSMGFEVTTGPEIETTYYNFEALNTPEWHPARDMQDTFYLEDGRLLRTHTSPVQIRTMESRNPPLAIFAPGTCYRKDTPDATHLPMFHQFEILFVDKGVSVSHLKGSLDHFVKRLFGDNRKIRLRPSFFPFTEPSFEVDVSCGICNGEGCRSCGGSGWLEILGAGMVHPNVFKSVGYDPEVWSGFAAGTGLERIAMLKYDLEDIRDLLRNDRRFLRGYRRAVI
- a CDS encoding Fur family transcriptional regulator gives rise to the protein MDIKETIALLKSRGYRITPQRVAIIRILRDHEGHPGAEEVFRSALELYPNISMATVYNVMEVLEKEGIIRAIAVTKTSRRYDPNLKPHSHFICNTCGRVFDIPIKYFEACMRRLPPELNDFEVKSLEVIYKGSCSDCKTR